In the Peptoclostridium acidaminophilum DSM 3953 genome, one interval contains:
- a CDS encoding selenium metabolism-associated LysR family transcriptional regulator, giving the protein MDFKQLESFISIAKYKSFSKAAKELFLTQPTITNHIQNLEKELGTILINRSNRTISLTKAGDILYDYALDMINTKKKTMFTLGEYKGKIEGLIEIASSTIPEEFIVPEIIKSFSKEFPHVKYTLKHFDSSDVIDEILNQKANFGFVGARISNSQIEYVNIADDELILIAPCDIQLKNEDGAVDIKDIKNIPLIMRETGSGTRDLFMRELEKNKLTLDNFNVIAHIENTESIKQMVRKGMGVSIISRAAVTDEETFGLLKIYNIKSLKLKRNFYFAYPKKRTLAPLEEKFKEHVIESINI; this is encoded by the coding sequence ATGGATTTCAAGCAACTCGAGAGTTTCATCTCAATAGCAAAGTACAAGAGCTTTTCAAAGGCAGCAAAGGAGCTTTTCCTTACACAACCTACAATCACAAACCACATCCAGAACCTCGAAAAAGAACTTGGCACAATCCTCATAAACAGATCCAACAGGACAATATCGCTGACCAAGGCGGGCGACATTCTGTACGATTACGCCTTGGATATGATCAACACAAAGAAAAAGACTATGTTTACCCTCGGCGAGTACAAGGGCAAGATAGAGGGCCTCATAGAAATTGCATCAAGCACGATTCCGGAGGAATTCATTGTTCCTGAAATAATAAAGTCATTCAGCAAGGAATTCCCTCATGTGAAATACACTCTAAAGCATTTCGATTCAAGCGACGTGATAGATGAAATACTCAATCAGAAAGCAAACTTTGGTTTTGTTGGTGCCAGAATAAGCAATTCGCAGATTGAATACGTCAACATTGCCGACGACGAGCTCATCCTCATTGCACCTTGCGATATCCAGCTTAAAAATGAAGACGGCGCAGTAGATATAAAGGACATCAAGAATATCCCGCTTATAATGAGAGAAACTGGCTCCGGTACAAGGGATTTGTTCATGAGAGAGCTTGAGAAGAACAAGCTTACACTTGATAATTTCAACGTCATCGCGCATATAGAGAATACAGAATCCATAAAGCAAATGGTCCGAAAAGGAATGGGAGTTTCAATTATTTCAAGAGCTGCTGTAACGGACGAGGAAACATTCGGTCTATTAAAAATATACAATATTAAGAGCCTAAAACTTAAAAGAAACTTCTATTTTGCATACCCCAAAAAGAGAACGCTCGCTCCTCTTGAAGAGAAATTCAAAGAACATGTAATTGAATCAATAAACATATGA
- a CDS encoding aminopeptidase, with product MNLRNEYKNAWEMIGDSEKEQVMGYCEGYKKFLDKGKTERSCTDFILQAAARNGFVPFSEVKEIKPGDRIYFENKGKGAALFVIGSDPTENGMNIVGAHIDAPRLDLKPMPLYEDSEVALFKTHYYGGVKKYQWTSLPLSLHGVVVKTDGSKVDIAIGEDESDPVFYISDLLIHLSKDQLSKKASEVITGEGLNVLVGSIPIKDEGDKSSVKLNVLRLLNEKYGITEEDFVSAEIQVVPAGKARDVGFDRSMIAAYGHDDRVCAYAGLSAIMNVKAPVKTAVALFVDKEEIGSVGNTGMESMFFENAVAELIYLEGDYREIKLKRAFANSKAISADVTAGFDPNYPEVMDKTNSAYIGKGLVISKYTGSRGKSGCNDANAEFVALLRRIFKENSVVWQTGELGKVDQGGGGTIAYILANYGAEVIDCGVALFGMHAPYELASKVDAYMASKGYEAFLKEA from the coding sequence TTGAACTTGCGAAACGAGTATAAAAACGCATGGGAAATGATTGGCGACAGCGAAAAAGAACAGGTCATGGGCTATTGTGAAGGGTATAAGAAATTCCTGGATAAAGGCAAGACTGAAAGGTCGTGCACTGACTTCATACTGCAGGCAGCTGCAAGGAATGGATTTGTACCTTTCAGCGAAGTCAAAGAGATAAAGCCGGGCGACAGGATATATTTTGAAAACAAGGGCAAGGGCGCGGCACTTTTTGTAATAGGCAGCGATCCAACCGAAAATGGTATGAACATTGTGGGGGCTCATATAGATGCGCCAAGGCTTGACCTAAAGCCTATGCCTCTTTACGAGGATTCGGAAGTTGCGCTTTTTAAGACGCATTACTATGGCGGAGTAAAAAAATATCAATGGACATCCTTGCCGCTCAGCCTTCACGGAGTCGTTGTAAAGACTGACGGAAGCAAGGTTGACATAGCTATAGGAGAAGACGAAAGCGATCCGGTGTTTTATATATCTGATCTTCTTATACACCTTTCAAAGGATCAGCTGTCAAAAAAAGCGTCTGAAGTAATAACGGGAGAAGGGCTCAATGTCTTGGTGGGGAGCATTCCGATAAAGGATGAAGGCGATAAAAGCTCTGTTAAGCTCAATGTGCTAAGGCTGCTTAACGAAAAATACGGAATAACAGAAGAGGATTTTGTCAGTGCGGAGATACAGGTTGTACCTGCCGGCAAGGCCAGGGATGTAGGCTTTGACAGGTCGATGATTGCAGCATACGGACATGATGACAGGGTGTGTGCATATGCCGGGCTAAGCGCAATTATGAATGTAAAAGCGCCTGTAAAAACTGCGGTTGCACTTTTTGTCGACAAGGAAGAGATAGGCTCAGTGGGGAATACAGGCATGGAATCCATGTTCTTTGAAAACGCCGTCGCAGAGCTGATATATCTCGAGGGAGACTACAGAGAGATCAAGCTTAAAAGGGCTTTTGCAAATTCTAAGGCAATATCTGCAGACGTCACAGCAGGTTTTGATCCTAACTATCCGGAGGTTATGGATAAGACAAACAGCGCATACATTGGAAAAGGTCTTGTCATATCTAAATACACAGGCTCGAGAGGCAAGTCAGGCTGCAACGATGCAAATGCGGAATTTGTGGCACTGCTTAGAAGGATTTTCAAGGAAAATTCTGTAGTGTGGCAAACCGGCGAGTTGGGTAAGGTGGATCAAGGCGGAGGCGGAACAATAGCCTACATACTGGCAAATTACGGAGCCGAGGTTATAGACTGCGGAGTAGCCTTGTTTGGAATGCATGCTCCATACGAGCTTGCAAGCAAAGTCGATGCATATATGGCAAGCAAAGGATATGAAGCTTTTTTAAAGGAAGCCTAG
- a CDS encoding 3'-5' exoribonuclease YhaM family protein, whose amino-acid sequence MNHDVKGLSALEPGSRADGFFLVKSVETKTASNGKNYIDFLLSDKSGDIMGKLWESTPDDEKGFAGNSIVKVRGVVNKWKDSVQLKIEKIRNITGEDGVNVEDFVRSAPYEGEQMYNVMLGYISKIKSEDIKRIVAHIAESKKERLLYYPAAKSNHHAIRAGLLYHVTTMLASAELLLGIYDFLDPDILYAGIILHDISKLDEMDANELGIVSDYTVEGKLLGHIIQAIKELELAGAALGTSKEVLLVLQHMILSHHYEADFGSPKKPLIPEAEMLHHLDMIDARMYDFKNALSDVSAGDFSQRVWSLENRAVYKPSL is encoded by the coding sequence ATGAATCATGATGTTAAAGGACTGTCCGCGCTTGAGCCTGGAAGCAGGGCGGACGGATTCTTTCTTGTGAAATCAGTGGAGACAAAGACTGCCAGCAACGGAAAGAATTATATAGATTTTTTGCTCTCGGACAAGAGCGGGGATATAATGGGAAAGCTTTGGGAAAGCACACCTGATGACGAAAAGGGATTTGCCGGGAATTCAATAGTCAAGGTCAGGGGGGTGGTCAACAAGTGGAAGGATTCGGTGCAGCTCAAGATTGAGAAGATACGCAACATAACAGGTGAGGACGGCGTAAACGTTGAGGATTTTGTCAGGTCAGCCCCCTATGAAGGCGAGCAGATGTACAATGTGATGCTGGGTTACATCTCGAAGATAAAATCCGAAGACATCAAAAGAATAGTCGCGCATATTGCAGAAAGCAAAAAGGAGAGACTTCTATATTATCCTGCGGCGAAGTCGAACCACCATGCCATAAGAGCGGGGCTTTTGTACCATGTAACCACAATGCTTGCATCGGCAGAACTGCTGCTTGGGATATATGATTTTTTGGATCCGGACATACTTTATGCGGGGATAATACTTCACGATATCTCAAAGCTCGATGAGATGGATGCAAACGAGCTTGGAATAGTCTCGGACTATACGGTTGAAGGCAAGCTGCTGGGGCATATAATTCAGGCGATAAAGGAGCTTGAATTGGCAGGTGCTGCTCTTGGAACAAGCAAGGAGGTCCTCCTCGTGCTACAGCACATGATACTTTCGCACCACTATGAAGCGGATTTTGGGAGCCCTAAAAAGCCTCTTATACCAGAGGCGGAGATGCTGCATCATCTGGATATGATAGATGCCAGAATGTATGACTTTAAAAATGCCCTTAGTGATGTCAGTGCCGGCGATTTTTCGCAAAGGGTATGGAGTCTTGAAAACAGGGCTGTGTACAAACCGTCGCTTTAG